A window of Cryptomeria japonica chromosome 3, Sugi_1.0, whole genome shotgun sequence contains these coding sequences:
- the LOC131051527 gene encoding RING-H2 finger protein ATL52-like has translation MIEGFVLHVLFIVCISGTGAATSILVYLVFSAFIEHKSFNYFGFLISSLALISFLMVLWGAKLIAGRSQTRRTENTDVTEFDPPSDYIINLNLRPNPYLVGETTVQYKESDAVEMCVVCQLDFQEHERVIFPMGCKHYFHKECITHWLLYHHICPVCRRVIPHGPDSATRDEISVIHIIITAATTSNGDEGDLTTVDCSQSATNPTVTETVDGDSQLVMEDKVV, from the coding sequence ATGATAGAGGGATTTGTGCTTCATGTTCTGTTCATAGTCTGTATATCTGGCACTGGTGCTGCAACTTCTATTCTAGTTTATCTTGTTTTTTCTGCATTTATAGAACACAAAAGCTTCAACTACTTTGGATTCCTCATAAGCTCATTGGCACTTATTTCATTTTTGATGGTCCTGTGGGGGGCAAAGTTGATTGCAGGGAGGTCACAGACTAGAAGAACAGAAAACACTGATGTGACTGAGTTTGATCCTCCTTCAGATTACATCATTAATTTAAATCTAAGGCCAAATCCATATTTGGTGGGAGAGACAACTGTTCAGTACAAAGAATCAGATGCTGTGGAGATGTGTGTTGTTTGCCAGTTAGATTTTCAAGAGCATGAGAGAGTCATCTTTCCAATGGGGTGTAAGCATTATTTTCATAAGGAATGCATCACCCACTGGCTTCTTTATCACCACATCTGCCCAGTCTGTAGAAGGGTCATACCTCATGGCCCTGATTCTGCTACAAGGGATGAAATCTCAGTCATCCACATTATTATTACTGCTGCAACAACCTCTAATGGTGATGAAGGAGATTTGACTACTGTGGACTGTTCTCAATCTGCAACAAATCCAACTGTCACAGAGACTGTTGATGGAGATAGTCAATTAGTTATGGAAGATAAGGTTGTATAA